From the Spartinivicinus poritis genome, the window GCAGTAAATTTATTGCGGTAGGACGACCTGCTCTGCTAGTGGCTGTTGCTTTATTGGTTTGGCTAGAGTTGGACTCAGACTTCTTGTCGTTAGTACAGCAACAAAGTGCTTCAGATTTACGTATTATTAGCCATTTGTTATTGGCTATTGTTAGCTTATTTCTGATTGAACAACTGTACCGAAATACGCAAGTTGATAAGCGCTGGGCAGTTAAACACTTATATCTCGGATTAACGGTTGCCTTTGCCTTTGACTTTATTCTTTATGCGGAAGCATTACTTTACAGTCATATTAACCTGGTAATGTGGAATGCCAGAGGTTTGGTTGACGCTTTGATTGTGCCACTTATTGCGCTGTCTGCCACCCGTAATCCAAAATGGGCTGTGGATGTATTTGTTTCCCGACGAGTTATTTATCGAACATCTGTCTTAGTGATTACAGGTGGTTACCTGTTGGTAATGGCGATTGCGGGTTATTACATCAGGGATTTTGGAGGGGAATGGAGTGAAGTTTTTTTAGCTGTTTTTATCACTTCTGCTCTTGTTGGCTTTTTTGTTCTGTTATTTTCGGCGCAAATTCGTGCAAAAATTAAAGTCTTAATAAATAAACACTTCTTTCATTTTAAATATGACTATCGTGATGAATGGATGCGTTTAAATAATGCGCTGGTTTCTATTGATGCCACAGAGCCATTACAACAACGTTGCATTAAAGTAATGGCAGATACTGTAGATAGCCCAGCGGGTGTGCTGTGGTGTAAAGATAAAAAGTCTGTATTTCAGCCAGTTTATGGCTGGAATATGCGTTTTTCTGATCACTGGCAGGAAACCCGAGAGTCCGAGTTAGTCCGTTTTCTTATGGTTAAAAAATGGGTGATTAACAAATCTGAGTATGATGCTAATCAGTCGCTTTATGATGGGGTAGCATTTCCTGATTGGTTTACCCAAAACGATGATAATTGGCTAATAGTACCGTTAATCAATCATGATGATTTATTTGGCTTTATTGTATTAGCTAGGCCACGAGCAAAGCGAACAATAAACTGGGAAGAGCATGACTTATTAAAAATGATTGGCTATCAACTAACGAATTATTTAGCGTTAATTAATGCGAGTGAAGAGCTGGCGAATGCCCGACAGTTTGAAGCCTATAACCGGCTTTCTGCTTTTGTAGTGCATGATTTAAAAAATGTAGTCGCTCAACTGTCATTGATTGTCACTAATGCGTCTAAACACAAGCATAACCCTGAATTTATAGATGATGCCTTAGAAACCTTAACTAATGCTGTGGCTAAAATGAATCGGATGCTAGAGCAGTTACGTAAAGGTAAAATACCCACTAAAAATAAGTCAATGGTTGACTTAAATACAGTTATCGCGGAAGTAGCTAGACAACAGTCAGGGTATGCTCCACATGTGACGCTGGTTAACTCAGACCAAACGATTCCATTAAATATTGATCGAGCTAAGCTGGTATCGGTGCTTGGTCATCTAGTCCAAAATGCGCAGGATGCAACGGAAGATAGCGGCTGGGTGAAGTTAACAGCAGGGCAAGACAATGATAATGCCATTATTAACATTGTTGATAATGGTGTAGGAATGGATGCTGAGTTTATTAAAACACGACTTTTTAAACCTTTTGATACAACTAAAGGAAATGCAGGCATGGGCATTGGTGTATTTGATGCCAAAGAATTTATTGAGTCTCAAGATGGCACAATTTCAGTTAACAGCGAACCTGGCAAAGGAACCGAATTTATGATTCGTTTACCGTTGTACCAGGGGTTGCCCAATGAAGCAACAAAAAGCACTGAAGGAGAACAAGCATGTCAGATATAAAACGGACATTGCTTATTGTTGAGGATGATCCGGGATTACAAAAGCAACTTAAGTGGTGCTTTGAGGGTTATGAAACCATTATTTGTGGTACGCGTGAAGAAGCGATTAAGCATCTCAGGCGCACTGAACCGCAAGTAGTGACAGTTGATTTGGGGCTGCCTCCTGACCCAGCTAATGCCAGTGAAGGTTTAAAAACTGTTGAGCAGATTTTATCTTTGTCGCCTCAAACAAAGGTAATTGTGGTGACTGGTAATGATGATCGTGAAAATGCCATTCGCTCTATAGCATTGGGTGCTTATGATTTTTATCAAAAACCCATTGATACTGATGTGTTAGGACTCATCATTGAAAGAGCATTTCATGTCCATGCTTTAGAACAAGAAAATCAACGCTTACAGCAAAAATATAATGCAGAGCCTCTGTCGGGTATTATTGCTTGTAGTGAGAGTATGCAAAAAATTACTCGAAGTATTGAAAAAATTGCACCGACTGATGTGGGGGTGCTGTTGTTGGGAGAAAGTGGCACAGGTAAAGAAGTGTTAGCTCGGGCCATTCATAATTTAAGTGAGAGAAAGAAAAATAACTTTGTAGCGGTTAACTGTGCAGCTATTCCGGAGAATCTTTTAGAAAGTGAGCTTTTTGGTTATGAGAAGGGTGCATTTACTGGTGCAGTTAAGCAAACGA encodes:
- the prsK gene encoding XrtA/PEP-CTERM system histidine kinase PrsK produces the protein MDSVGLVSYSIAATAYLALTFLLCTRLKEGTVGGWLVLATAGMSIWAGIVAYASWDETVFLADVLPVEAVRTLLWCWFLLKLLGYTALAGSKFIAVGRPALLVAVALLVWLELDSDFLSLVQQQSASDLRIISHLLLAIVSLFLIEQLYRNTQVDKRWAVKHLYLGLTVAFAFDFILYAEALLYSHINLVMWNARGLVDALIVPLIALSATRNPKWAVDVFVSRRVIYRTSVLVITGGYLLVMAIAGYYIRDFGGEWSEVFLAVFITSALVGFFVLLFSAQIRAKIKVLINKHFFHFKYDYRDEWMRLNNALVSIDATEPLQQRCIKVMADTVDSPAGVLWCKDKKSVFQPVYGWNMRFSDHWQETRESELVRFLMVKKWVINKSEYDANQSLYDGVAFPDWFTQNDDNWLIVPLINHDDLFGFIVLARPRAKRTINWEEHDLLKMIGYQLTNYLALINASEELANARQFEAYNRLSAFVVHDLKNVVAQLSLIVTNASKHKHNPEFIDDALETLTNAVAKMNRMLEQLRKGKIPTKNKSMVDLNTVIAEVARQQSGYAPHVTLVNSDQTIPLNIDRAKLVSVLGHLVQNAQDATEDSGWVKLTAGQDNDNAIINIVDNGVGMDAEFIKTRLFKPFDTTKGNAGMGIGVFDAKEFIESQDGTISVNSEPGKGTEFMIRLPLYQGLPNEATKSTEGEQACQI
- the prsR gene encoding PEP-CTERM-box response regulator transcription factor, with amino-acid sequence MSDIKRTLLIVEDDPGLQKQLKWCFEGYETIICGTREEAIKHLRRTEPQVVTVDLGLPPDPANASEGLKTVEQILSLSPQTKVIVVTGNDDRENAIRSIALGAYDFYQKPIDTDVLGLIIERAFHVHALEQENQRLQQKYNAEPLSGIIACSESMQKITRSIEKIAPTDVGVLLLGESGTGKEVLARAIHNLSERKKNNFVAVNCAAIPENLLESELFGYEKGAFTGAVKQTKGKIEYAVDGTFFLDEVGDLPMSLQAKLLRFLQERTIERVGGREEIPVDVRVICATHQNLPKLIDDGRFREDLYYRISEITLKIPPLRERHGDAVVIARNLLQRFNEQHKRNLKGFSNDALDAISSYHWPGNIRELENRLKRAVVMADGKMINAEDLELENVELNEFPFNLKEVREKAEKEVINRAIGYTNKNISKTADLLGVTRPTLYSLMHKYGIME